Proteins co-encoded in one Arthrobacter alpinus genomic window:
- a CDS encoding hemolysin family protein: MTLVFLPVMGVLFTAIAAYLTAIESALGFFPRHDAEIIATHRRGVSMEKVLADPLAHINALKFWRVWSEMAAAVAVAIFFVRLLENEWIAGLIATVIMAFLGFMIVGVSPRRLGRLHAGALVGQTSWLVHVLRRVLGPIPEWLNRLGTALSKDAPAADEGFVSEEEFREFVDRASESDMIEDNEAELIHSVIDMGETMVRAVMVPRTDIQSIEQDTPLEEALETFLSSGFSRIPVIGDSTDHILGILYLKDLVASLYRNSGVQGQPTVEQLSRSVRYVPESKPVDVLLKELQVESTHVAIVVDEYGGTAGLVTLEDLIEEIVGDIADEYDSVSLDVQTLAEGQFRIRARMAVDELGELFGKDMDDDEVDTVGGLLAKHLGRIPMVGDIVEVSGLILQAERKEPQRNRISHVIASRSVASRRPETDTFSTQQIQGIAPRDGASNDQNNRSHHE; the protein is encoded by the coding sequence GTGACGCTTGTTTTCTTACCGGTTATGGGGGTTCTCTTCACGGCCATCGCCGCCTACTTGACGGCCATTGAATCAGCGCTGGGATTCTTCCCGCGCCACGATGCTGAAATTATTGCCACGCACCGCCGGGGCGTTTCCATGGAAAAAGTCCTAGCGGATCCGCTGGCACACATTAACGCCTTGAAGTTTTGGCGCGTGTGGTCTGAGATGGCCGCCGCCGTGGCCGTGGCGATCTTCTTTGTTCGTTTGCTCGAGAACGAATGGATTGCCGGACTCATTGCCACCGTCATCATGGCCTTTCTTGGCTTCATGATCGTGGGTGTTTCACCTCGCCGCCTAGGCCGGCTCCATGCCGGTGCATTAGTGGGTCAGACCTCCTGGCTGGTGCACGTATTGCGCCGGGTTCTAGGACCCATCCCGGAATGGCTGAACCGGCTCGGTACGGCTCTGTCGAAGGATGCCCCGGCCGCCGATGAGGGGTTCGTCAGCGAAGAGGAATTCCGTGAATTCGTCGACAGGGCCAGCGAATCGGACATGATCGAGGATAACGAAGCCGAACTCATTCACAGTGTGATCGACATGGGTGAAACCATGGTCCGCGCCGTTATGGTTCCGCGCACCGATATTCAGAGCATCGAACAAGACACCCCCTTGGAAGAAGCGTTGGAGACATTTCTCTCCTCCGGCTTTTCCCGCATTCCGGTGATCGGTGACAGTACCGATCACATTCTGGGCATCTTGTACTTGAAAGATTTGGTGGCAAGTCTCTATCGCAACAGCGGAGTCCAAGGCCAGCCCACAGTCGAGCAGCTCTCGCGCAGTGTCAGGTACGTTCCCGAGTCCAAGCCGGTGGATGTGCTGCTGAAAGAACTGCAGGTGGAATCCACCCATGTGGCCATTGTTGTGGATGAATATGGCGGAACCGCTGGCCTGGTCACGCTCGAGGACCTCATTGAGGAAATTGTCGGTGACATTGCTGACGAGTACGATTCAGTGTCCCTTGATGTGCAAACACTTGCTGAAGGACAATTCCGGATTCGGGCCAGAATGGCTGTCGATGAACTGGGCGAGCTCTTTGGCAAGGACATGGACGACGACGAGGTAGACACGGTGGGCGGCCTTCTGGCCAAGCACCTGGGTAGGATCCCCATGGTGGGGGACATTGTTGAAGTGTCCGGGTTGATCTTGCAAGCAGAACGCAAAGAACCCCAACGGAACCGCATCAGCCATGTCATTGCCAGTCGCAGTGTTGCCAGCAGGCGCCCTGAGACGGACACTTTCAGTACACAACAAATACAAGGTATTGCGCCTCGCGATGGGGCGTCCAATGATCAAAATAATAGGAGCCACCATGAGTAA
- the era gene encoding GTPase Era, which translates to MSKSNKKLAMPAPKDDGFRAGFAVLAGRPNAGKSTLTNALVGQKVAITSAKPQTTRHTIRGLVHRDSYQLVLVDTPGLHRPRTLLGKRLNDLVADTLAEVDVIGFCLPANEKIGPGDRFIAQQLSQVGKKPVIAIVTKTDTVDRQAVTDQLIAVDRLGREIFGESGFAAVVPVSAVEDFQVETLAGVIASFMPVSPALYPDGHLTDEPEAVMVAELIREAALEGVRDELPHSLAVVVEEILPREGRPEDNPLLDVRVNLYVERPSQKAIIIGKGGARLRDVGTTARKGIEALLGTKIYLDLHVKVAKDWQRDPKQLVKLGF; encoded by the coding sequence ATGAGTAAGTCGAATAAGAAACTGGCTATGCCTGCTCCCAAGGACGACGGCTTCCGGGCTGGCTTTGCCGTCTTGGCTGGCCGTCCCAACGCCGGCAAGTCGACCTTGACTAACGCATTGGTGGGCCAAAAGGTTGCCATCACTTCCGCGAAGCCGCAAACCACCCGCCACACCATTCGTGGCCTGGTCCACAGGGACAGCTACCAGCTGGTTCTAGTTGACACCCCGGGTCTGCACCGCCCGCGCACCCTGTTGGGCAAGCGCCTGAACGATCTGGTGGCGGACACCCTTGCCGAGGTTGACGTCATTGGCTTCTGCTTGCCCGCCAACGAAAAAATCGGCCCCGGTGACCGGTTCATTGCCCAGCAGCTGTCACAGGTGGGTAAAAAGCCTGTCATCGCCATCGTCACCAAGACTGACACCGTGGACCGCCAAGCTGTCACCGACCAGCTCATTGCCGTTGACCGGCTGGGACGGGAGATCTTCGGCGAGAGCGGATTTGCCGCCGTCGTGCCTGTTTCCGCTGTGGAAGACTTCCAAGTCGAGACTCTGGCTGGCGTCATTGCCAGCTTTATGCCCGTCTCGCCTGCCCTGTACCCGGATGGTCACTTGACCGACGAGCCCGAGGCCGTCATGGTCGCGGAGCTGATCCGCGAGGCCGCCCTAGAAGGTGTCCGTGACGAGCTGCCGCACTCACTGGCCGTGGTGGTTGAGGAGATTCTGCCTCGTGAAGGGCGTCCCGAGGACAACCCGCTGCTGGATGTGCGTGTAAACCTGTACGTTGAGCGACCCTCTCAGAAGGCCATCATCATTGGCAAGGGCGGGGCACGCCTGCGTGATGTTGGCACCACAGCCCGAAAGGGCATCGAAGCGCTGCTAGGGACCAAAATCTACCTGGACCTTCATGTCAAGGTAGCCAAGGATTGGCAGCGCGACCCCAAGCAGCTTGTGAAGCTCGGTTTCTAA
- a CDS encoding LCP family protein, translating into MGRRRAETGAAEAAGTPKSEPETGTEPAGRHFKPRRQAPLWLRITALSLCAVLVLGVGTAGLLFYRLQSNVTTAPLDARVPNGNSGSSIEDTGSLQILILGTDTREGKNSQYGTEADSAGAGQSDVMLLMDISPDNSRVSVTSFPRDLMVPIPDCVSATDKKTVPGSPSGQLNGALQAGPGCTVAAINDVTGLTIDHFMLADFTAVKELSKALGGVEVCVDHAMFDDGGSFLRLPKGKSLVEGEQALAFLRTRHAFGDSGDLDRIKAQQQFLGSMVRKVKSEDTLTNLPKLYNLADVITKNLTIDQDLASIPSMVKIATRLAKIDLAKVSFVTVPTEPYAADNNRVQLKQPQASQFFAALRKDTDLTGGPKPTTAAPKPSGTSSAPASTAPTTAAPSAVPYDKSVQPISVVNATGIVGRSVELVQELAAKGFLSAWQAGDVPVANETQLLYGADMADVAADLATLFKLPASAVKSDPTVTGVSLVVGADWVSGKEFGTIVVPPDIVASTAEQSSGCLVVNPLYYTN; encoded by the coding sequence ATGGGGCGACGCCGTGCCGAAACGGGGGCAGCTGAGGCTGCCGGCACCCCAAAAAGTGAACCGGAGACTGGAACCGAGCCGGCAGGTAGGCATTTCAAGCCCCGCCGCCAAGCACCGTTGTGGTTGCGCATTACCGCATTGTCACTGTGCGCGGTTTTGGTCCTCGGGGTGGGCACGGCTGGGCTGTTGTTCTACAGGCTGCAGAGCAACGTCACCACTGCGCCGTTGGACGCTCGCGTACCGAACGGCAACTCGGGCTCGTCCATTGAAGACACCGGCTCGCTGCAAATCCTGATTCTGGGCACCGATACTCGCGAAGGCAAGAACAGTCAGTACGGCACCGAGGCGGACTCGGCCGGAGCCGGACAGTCAGATGTCATGCTGCTCATGGATATCTCCCCGGACAACAGCAGGGTTTCGGTCACGAGTTTCCCTCGCGACTTGATGGTCCCCATCCCCGATTGCGTCTCCGCCACGGACAAAAAGACTGTCCCGGGGAGCCCCAGTGGACAGCTCAACGGGGCCTTGCAGGCCGGTCCCGGCTGCACCGTGGCTGCCATCAATGACGTCACCGGGCTGACCATTGACCACTTCATGCTGGCCGACTTCACCGCAGTCAAGGAGCTTTCCAAGGCTCTGGGCGGGGTTGAGGTATGCGTTGACCATGCCATGTTCGACGACGGCGGATCCTTCCTTCGTCTGCCCAAGGGCAAAAGCCTCGTGGAAGGCGAACAGGCCCTGGCCTTCCTGCGAACTCGACACGCCTTTGGTGATTCCGGTGACCTAGACCGGATCAAGGCTCAGCAACAGTTCCTCGGCTCTATGGTCCGCAAGGTCAAGAGCGAAGACACCCTGACTAATTTGCCCAAGCTCTACAACTTGGCTGACGTCATCACGAAGAACCTCACCATTGACCAGGACCTGGCGAGTATTCCCTCCATGGTGAAGATTGCCACTCGGCTGGCCAAGATCGACCTCGCCAAGGTCTCCTTTGTCACGGTTCCTACCGAGCCCTATGCGGCCGATAACAACAGGGTCCAGCTCAAACAGCCTCAGGCCAGCCAGTTCTTCGCTGCACTGCGCAAGGACACGGACTTGACGGGTGGTCCGAAGCCCACAACGGCGGCGCCTAAACCCTCTGGCACGTCCAGTGCCCCTGCGAGTACGGCGCCTACCACTGCAGCCCCGAGCGCGGTGCCGTATGACAAGTCAGTTCAACCCATCAGCGTGGTCAATGCCACTGGCATTGTTGGCCGCTCAGTTGAGCTCGTGCAGGAATTGGCCGCGAAGGGCTTCCTGAGCGCATGGCAGGCTGGCGATGTCCCGGTGGCGAACGAGACCCAGTTGCTGTATGGCGCAGATATGGCCGATGTTGCAGCAGACCTTGCCACGTTGTTCAAGCTTCCGGCCAGCGCCGTGAAGTCTGATCCCACGGTGACAGGCGTGAGTTTGGTAGTGGGCGCAGATTGGGTCTCCGGCAAGGAGTTTGGCACGATCGTAGTCCCGCCGGACATAGTCGCCAGCACCGCCGAACAAAGCTCCGGGTGTTTGGTAGTCAATCCGCTGTACTACACCAACTAG
- a CDS encoding M13 family metallopeptidase, which yields MTHTGINLSNIDPSTRPQDDLFRHVNGAWLDAEVIPDDRAVTGSFITLRDDSENAVKAIIEHAATEASNPDAENPVLSAKIGALYSDFMDEAAINAAGAAPLVDRLRAIAEATTIDALVQLMGALDRTGGSTLFGAYVNNDAGNPDRALLHLFQAGLGLPDESYYRDEKFAAIRTSYVSHIQSMLELAAVPDAAAKAPRIMALETQIAATHLDKVSLRDPQKTYNLMTRQEVLTLLPALATWLDELGVTAEQSSEMVVATPEFFSGQQALLVEDRIADWQAWLVMRTISSLAGYLSKEFVDTNFAFYGTTLSGTPAIRDRWKRAVALVEGVLGEAVGQLYVAKHFPESHKAHMEALVANLIEAYRISIADLAWMSNATKEKALEKLAAFTPKIGYPSTWRDYSSLDIVEGDLLGNIERSNAFELARQLAKIGAPIDREEWLMTPQTVNAYYNPAMNEVVFPAAILQPPFFDAEADDAANYGGIGAVIGHEIGHGFDDQGSQFDGSGALRNWWTDDDRAAFENLTGKLVKQYNALSPEAAPEEFVNGELTLGENIGDLGGLAIGYKAYQLSLNGSSAPVIDGLSGATRFFYSWAECWRTKIRHEEAVRRLTVDPHSPAELRCNAVVSNLDAFHEAFGTADGDQLWLAPEERVSIW from the coding sequence TTGACTCACACCGGAATCAATCTCAGTAATATTGACCCGAGCACAAGGCCCCAGGATGACCTGTTTCGCCACGTCAATGGCGCTTGGCTGGACGCGGAGGTGATTCCTGATGACCGCGCAGTCACCGGCTCATTCATTACCTTGCGTGACGACTCTGAAAATGCCGTCAAGGCCATCATTGAACACGCTGCGACCGAGGCAAGTAACCCCGACGCCGAAAATCCCGTCTTATCCGCCAAGATCGGCGCCCTATATTCGGACTTCATGGATGAGGCTGCCATTAACGCTGCCGGGGCCGCGCCGCTCGTTGACAGGCTCCGTGCCATTGCGGAGGCCACCACGATCGATGCCTTGGTCCAACTGATGGGTGCGCTTGATCGTACCGGTGGCAGCACCTTGTTTGGCGCCTATGTTAATAATGACGCCGGCAATCCTGACCGCGCGCTGCTGCACCTTTTTCAGGCTGGCCTGGGACTACCGGATGAGTCCTACTACCGGGATGAAAAGTTTGCGGCAATCCGCACATCCTATGTGAGCCATATTCAGTCCATGTTGGAGTTGGCGGCAGTGCCAGACGCCGCGGCAAAGGCGCCACGCATCATGGCCCTAGAGACGCAGATCGCCGCCACACATTTGGACAAGGTATCCCTGCGGGATCCGCAAAAAACATACAACCTGATGACGCGCCAGGAAGTCCTCACCCTGTTGCCTGCACTGGCCACATGGCTGGATGAGCTCGGCGTCACGGCCGAGCAGAGCAGCGAAATGGTTGTTGCCACTCCTGAGTTCTTCAGCGGCCAGCAGGCGCTACTGGTGGAAGACCGCATTGCTGACTGGCAGGCATGGCTGGTCATGCGCACCATCTCCAGCCTGGCCGGTTACCTGTCCAAGGAATTCGTCGACACCAACTTCGCCTTCTACGGCACTACCCTCAGCGGCACCCCCGCCATCCGGGACCGCTGGAAGCGCGCCGTCGCACTTGTGGAAGGCGTGCTGGGCGAGGCCGTGGGCCAACTGTATGTGGCAAAGCACTTCCCGGAGTCACACAAGGCACACATGGAAGCCTTGGTGGCCAACCTCATTGAGGCCTACCGCATCAGCATCGCCGACCTTGCCTGGATGAGCAATGCAACTAAGGAGAAGGCGCTTGAGAAACTAGCCGCCTTCACCCCGAAAATTGGGTACCCTTCCACGTGGCGCGACTATTCAAGCTTGGACATTGTGGAAGGTGACTTGCTGGGAAACATTGAGCGCAGCAACGCCTTCGAGCTGGCACGCCAGCTGGCAAAGATCGGGGCCCCCATTGACCGTGAAGAGTGGCTTATGACCCCACAGACGGTCAATGCCTACTACAACCCCGCCATGAATGAGGTGGTCTTCCCGGCCGCTATCTTGCAGCCGCCATTCTTCGATGCCGAGGCCGACGACGCCGCCAACTACGGCGGAATCGGCGCCGTCATTGGCCATGAGATTGGCCACGGATTCGATGATCAGGGTTCCCAGTTTGACGGTTCCGGAGCCCTGCGGAATTGGTGGACCGACGATGACCGTGCCGCGTTTGAGAACCTCACGGGAAAATTGGTGAAGCAGTACAACGCTTTATCCCCTGAGGCAGCCCCGGAAGAGTTCGTCAACGGCGAGCTCACTCTGGGCGAGAACATTGGCGATCTAGGTGGTTTGGCCATCGGATACAAGGCCTACCAGCTAAGCCTCAACGGCAGCAGCGCCCCCGTCATTGATGGACTGAGCGGTGCCACGCGTTTCTTCTACTCGTGGGCCGAATGCTGGCGTACCAAGATCCGTCATGAGGAAGCCGTACGTCGCCTCACCGTTGATCCGCACTCCCCCGCGGAACTGCGCTGCAATGCTGTGGTCAGCAATCTGGACGCGTTCCACGAGGCCTTCGGCACCGCAGACGGGGACCAGCTATGGCTTGCCCCGGAAGAGCGCGTGAGCATCTGGTAA
- the leuA gene encoding 2-isopropylmalate synthase has protein sequence MRNAQKTSGMPVHRYIPFQDQISVSLPDRTWPDKTITKAPRWCAVDLRDGNQALIDPMSPGRKLKMFALLVKMGFKEIEVGFPSASQTDFDFVRQLIEGGHIPDDVTIQVLTQAREHLIERTYESLQGAKQAIVHLYNSTSVLQRRVVFNQDEDGILDIALQGARLCKKYEETLVDTHITYEYSPESFTGTEPEYALRVCNAIADIFEASADNQVIMNLPATVEMATPNVYADSIEWMSRNLHPREGIILSLHPHNDRGTGVAAAELGYLAGADRIEGCLFGNGERTGNVDLVTLGLNMFTQGIDPMLDFSDIDEIRRTVEYCNQLPVPERSPYGGDLVFTAFSGSHQDAIKKGFDAMAADAEAAGTTVENHTWAVPYLPVDPKDLGRSYEAVIRVNSQSGKGGVAYLLKNEHSLDLPRRAQIEFSGVIQQRTDTVGGEVSAAELWTIFKDEYLPAEGNDEQWGRYRIGSFTTSTDDEGEMTLTAKVSIEGAVHTRTGTGNGPIAALLAILAEDGVDVRVLDYSEHALSEGGDARAAAFVECAVGERVLWGVGIDANTSTSSLKAVISAVNRAIRDVKNAF, from the coding sequence ATGCGAAATGCGCAAAAAACCTCTGGAATGCCCGTACACCGCTACATCCCGTTCCAAGACCAGATTTCCGTCAGCCTGCCCGACCGCACCTGGCCGGATAAGACCATCACGAAGGCCCCGCGCTGGTGCGCCGTGGACCTGCGGGATGGCAATCAGGCGCTCATCGATCCCATGAGCCCGGGCCGCAAGCTGAAGATGTTTGCGCTGCTGGTCAAGATGGGCTTCAAGGAAATTGAGGTCGGGTTCCCCTCCGCCTCACAGACCGACTTTGATTTTGTTCGCCAACTGATCGAGGGCGGCCACATCCCAGACGATGTCACCATCCAGGTCCTGACGCAGGCCCGCGAACACTTGATCGAGCGAACCTACGAGTCACTGCAGGGTGCCAAGCAGGCCATCGTGCACCTGTACAACTCCACCTCGGTGCTGCAGCGCCGCGTGGTGTTCAACCAGGACGAAGATGGCATCTTGGACATTGCACTGCAGGGTGCCCGCCTGTGCAAGAAGTATGAAGAGACGTTGGTGGATACCCACATCACCTACGAATACTCTCCCGAGTCCTTCACCGGAACAGAGCCGGAATATGCGCTGCGCGTGTGCAACGCCATCGCCGATATTTTCGAAGCGTCTGCCGACAATCAGGTCATCATGAACCTGCCGGCCACCGTTGAAATGGCAACTCCCAACGTCTATGCGGATTCCATCGAGTGGATGAGCCGCAACTTGCACCCGCGTGAAGGGATCATTCTTTCCTTGCACCCGCACAACGATCGCGGAACAGGTGTCGCTGCTGCTGAACTGGGCTACCTGGCCGGTGCTGACCGCATTGAGGGCTGCCTGTTTGGTAACGGCGAACGCACCGGCAACGTTGACCTGGTAACGCTGGGACTTAACATGTTCACTCAGGGCATCGACCCCATGCTTGACTTCTCCGACATCGACGAAATCCGCCGCACGGTGGAGTACTGCAACCAGCTGCCCGTTCCGGAACGCTCACCTTACGGTGGCGACCTCGTGTTCACAGCCTTCTCCGGCTCACACCAGGACGCCATTAAGAAGGGCTTCGACGCCATGGCTGCCGACGCCGAAGCGGCTGGCACCACTGTGGAGAACCACACCTGGGCCGTGCCGTATCTGCCCGTCGACCCGAAGGACCTGGGGCGCAGCTACGAGGCTGTTATCCGCGTGAACTCCCAGTCGGGCAAGGGTGGTGTGGCCTACCTGCTCAAGAACGAGCACAGTCTGGACCTGCCCCGCCGTGCCCAAATCGAGTTCTCCGGCGTCATTCAGCAGCGCACCGACACGGTGGGTGGTGAAGTGAGTGCCGCTGAACTGTGGACCATCTTCAAGGACGAATACCTGCCGGCTGAGGGCAATGACGAGCAGTGGGGCCGCTACCGTATCGGTTCGTTCACCACGTCAACGGATGATGAGGGCGAAATGACCCTCACGGCCAAGGTCAGCATTGAAGGTGCCGTCCACACCCGCACGGGCACCGGCAACGGCCCCATCGCGGCCCTGTTGGCCATCTTGGCCGAGGACGGCGTGGACGTTCGTGTTCTGGATTACTCCGAGCATGCTCTCTCCGAGGGTGGCGACGCACGCGCCGCAGCCTTCGTTGAGTGCGCAGTCGGCGAGCGTGTGCTGTGGGGCGTCGGCATTGATGCCAACACCTCCACGTCCTCGCTCAAGGCCGTTATCTCAGCTGTGAACCGGGCCATCCGGGACGTCAAGAACGCCTTCTAA
- the recO gene encoding DNA repair protein RecO: MSNQSFAARTYRDDAVILRTHKLGEADRIITLLTHHHGQLRAVAKGVRRTSSKFGARLEPFMVADLQLVKGRSLDIITQAVARASYGDAIAANYDRYVVAAAMAETAERLTDIDGETSTAHYLLLVGALAALSRGAHAPELILDSYLLRAVSIAGWAPSFSDCARCGEPGPHGAFNASLGGAVCHDCRPPGSPAPAPETMVLLGQLLSGNWSGADGSLTIHRREAAGLVAAYVQWHLERTVRSLKLVERV; this comes from the coding sequence GTGTCCAATCAATCGTTTGCTGCCCGCACCTACAGGGATGATGCCGTCATCCTTCGTACTCACAAATTGGGCGAGGCAGACCGGATCATCACCTTATTGACCCACCACCATGGGCAGTTGCGGGCGGTAGCCAAAGGCGTGCGGCGTACAAGCAGTAAGTTCGGCGCCCGGCTTGAACCATTCATGGTGGCAGATCTGCAGCTCGTCAAGGGCCGTTCACTGGACATCATCACCCAAGCTGTGGCCCGAGCCAGCTACGGGGATGCCATCGCGGCCAACTATGACAGATACGTAGTGGCTGCAGCCATGGCCGAGACAGCGGAGCGGCTCACCGATATTGATGGTGAAACCTCAACCGCCCATTACCTGCTGCTGGTGGGCGCTCTGGCTGCCCTCAGTCGCGGCGCCCATGCCCCCGAACTTATTCTTGACTCGTATCTGTTGCGTGCCGTGTCGATTGCAGGGTGGGCGCCAAGCTTCTCGGACTGCGCACGCTGCGGCGAGCCCGGTCCCCACGGTGCTTTCAACGCGTCGCTGGGTGGGGCGGTCTGCCACGACTGCCGGCCGCCGGGCTCTCCTGCTCCTGCCCCCGAGACCATGGTGTTGTTGGGGCAGCTGCTCAGTGGCAACTGGAGTGGTGCCGATGGATCTTTGACAATTCACCGACGCGAAGCGGCAGGACTAGTGGCTGCTTACGTGCAATGGCATTTGGAACGCACAGTGCGTTCCCTGAAACTTGTGGAGCGTGTATAG
- a CDS encoding isoprenyl transferase — translation MALERSGNKSRSGSRGSGHKGGRNPAKPPVVAPWPHATGVPVPAIPRELIPEHVAIVMDGNGRWANERGLPRIEGHKAGEPALLDVMAGAIEMGIKYISVYAFSTENWKRSPEEIRFLMGFNKDVLRRQRDQLDAWGVRIRWAGRRPKLWGSVIKELEAAQEHTKDNDVITLTMCVNYGGRAEIADAVAALAADVAAGRLSPKHVNEKTVQKYLYLPDIPDVDLFLRSSGEQRLSNFLLWQSAYAEFVFMNTMWPDVDRRTLWAAVDEYARRDRRYGGAVDAAAQAQAE, via the coding sequence ATGGCACTGGAGCGAAGCGGAAACAAAAGCAGAAGCGGAAGCAGGGGCAGTGGACACAAAGGTGGCCGCAATCCGGCGAAGCCACCCGTGGTGGCACCTTGGCCCCACGCGACGGGTGTGCCGGTTCCGGCTATTCCACGAGAGCTCATCCCTGAACATGTGGCCATCGTCATGGACGGCAACGGGCGTTGGGCCAATGAGCGGGGTCTGCCCCGTATAGAAGGCCACAAAGCGGGAGAGCCGGCGCTGCTGGATGTGATGGCCGGTGCCATTGAAATGGGCATTAAATACATCAGTGTCTATGCTTTTTCCACAGAGAACTGGAAGCGCTCACCGGAAGAGATTCGCTTCCTCATGGGATTTAACAAGGATGTGTTAAGGCGACAGCGCGACCAGCTTGACGCCTGGGGCGTACGGATTCGCTGGGCCGGACGCAGGCCAAAGCTGTGGGGCTCGGTCATCAAAGAGCTCGAGGCCGCACAGGAACATACCAAGGACAACGACGTGATCACGTTGACCATGTGTGTTAACTACGGAGGACGGGCCGAGATTGCCGATGCTGTGGCCGCTTTGGCTGCCGATGTGGCAGCCGGACGCCTGAGTCCTAAGCACGTTAATGAAAAGACCGTCCAGAAGTACTTGTACTTGCCGGATATCCCGGACGTGGATTTGTTCCTTCGGTCCAGCGGGGAGCAGCGGCTCTCCAACTTCCTTCTGTGGCAGTCGGCCTATGCCGAATTCGTCTTCATGAATACCATGTGGCCGGATGTGGACCGCCGGACCTTGTGGGCTGCCGTGGATGAGTATGCCCGCCGGGATCGTCGCTATGGTGGTGCGGTTGACGCAGCCGCTCAAGCCCAAGCTGAGTAA
- a CDS encoding alpha/beta hydrolase translates to MSNSNPQWVPDILGPDYQATTLLVQTREQVMAGQDYPEQGSAKRGSNEHDTAEQTLAGPEAGPLYRATLVRHRPLERAAGAGVPRSGIPVLFIHGWSDYFYNTGLAEFFTDRGYDFYALDLHNHGRSLDSPDMGGYVANLADYDAEILAAHRVISDDGTGGDGITNSDIGGGRPLILVGHSTGGLIATLWAHHHPGLVSHLVLNSPWLEIQGGAAIRRAATPLVQLADLRPLLRMRVPERSFYWRGISNQAYGEWAVDKALRPPHAFPVRAGWMKAILAAQQEVATGLKLPMPILVLLSSKSMLGPVWNDQMLHADVVLDVRSLALRTLSLGNSVTLERIDGALHEVFLSRRPVREAAYAKLARWLHGYVDYDLMQLS, encoded by the coding sequence ATGAGCAACAGCAATCCACAGTGGGTCCCTGACATTCTGGGCCCCGACTATCAAGCCACCACCTTGCTGGTGCAGACCCGCGAACAGGTCATGGCCGGGCAAGACTATCCTGAACAGGGGTCAGCTAAACGGGGCTCAAACGAACACGACACAGCCGAGCAGACTTTGGCCGGCCCTGAGGCCGGACCGCTCTACAGAGCGACCCTGGTGCGGCACCGACCGCTTGAGCGAGCAGCTGGGGCGGGGGTGCCTCGCTCAGGTATCCCTGTGCTCTTCATCCACGGATGGAGTGACTACTTCTACAACACCGGGCTAGCCGAGTTCTTTACGGACCGGGGCTACGACTTTTACGCCCTTGACCTCCATAACCATGGGCGCAGCTTGGATTCCCCCGATATGGGCGGCTACGTGGCCAATCTGGCCGACTACGATGCCGAGATCCTCGCCGCGCACCGTGTCATTAGTGATGACGGCACTGGTGGTGACGGCATTACTAACAGTGACATTGGTGGCGGCCGTCCGCTCATCTTGGTGGGACATTCCACCGGCGGACTCATAGCGACGCTGTGGGCACACCACCATCCTGGACTTGTCAGCCATCTGGTGCTCAACAGCCCGTGGCTGGAGATTCAGGGTGGGGCCGCCATAAGGCGCGCTGCCACGCCGCTGGTGCAGCTTGCCGATCTGCGACCACTGCTGCGCATGCGCGTTCCAGAGCGTTCCTTTTACTGGCGCGGCATCAGCAACCAGGCGTACGGCGAATGGGCCGTCGATAAAGCCCTGCGTCCACCGCACGCGTTTCCCGTGCGGGCCGGGTGGATGAAGGCCATTTTGGCCGCCCAGCAGGAGGTCGCCACAGGACTAAAGCTCCCCATGCCGATTCTGGTGCTGCTCTCATCCAAGAGCATGCTAGGCCCGGTGTGGAATGATCAAATGCTGCACGCCGATGTGGTTCTGGACGTGCGCTCTCTTGCCTTGCGAACCTTGTCTCTTGGCAATTCGGTCACGCTGGAGAGGATCGACGGCGCCCTGCACGAAGTGTTCCTGTCCCGGCGCCCGGTCCGTGAAGCCGCCTATGCAAAGTTGGCTCGCTGGCTGCACGGTTACGTTGATTATGATTTAATGCAATTGAGTTAA